From a single Flavobacterium sp. genomic region:
- the dnaN gene encoding DNA polymerase III subunit beta — translation MRIFVSSAKLLKNLQVLSGVINTSNTMPILDNFLFDFEGNLLKVTASDLETTMKVNIEIESQEKGLACVPARLLIDILKTLPEQPLVLEFLENNVLKIKTDSGIYEIAYVSGLEFPKAIEMEETSRTIIPSKVLSTAISKTIFATSNDDLRPAFTGVYFQLTTTGLIFAATDAHKLVKYSRKDIQATEEASFIMPKKALNVLKGILQTLEVDVVTEYNQSNSKYVFDQFELICRLIDAKYPNYEAVIPKENPNKLTIDRNLLATSVNRVSILSSKETHQMRLGFKGNELTISAEDKETSKNGNEVLTCSYTGNDFAIDFNSKFLLEMLKNTTSEQVTLEMSEPNRAGILMPLDGQEDGEELLMLVMPVMLK, via the coding sequence ATGAGAATTTTTGTATCATCAGCCAAGTTATTAAAAAACTTGCAAGTTTTAAGCGGAGTAATTAACACTTCAAACACAATGCCTATTTTAGATAACTTCCTTTTCGATTTTGAAGGGAATTTATTAAAAGTAACGGCTTCCGATTTAGAAACTACCATGAAGGTAAACATCGAAATCGAATCACAAGAAAAAGGATTGGCATGTGTTCCTGCTCGACTTTTAATCGACATTCTAAAAACACTACCAGAGCAACCTTTGGTATTGGAATTTTTAGAAAACAACGTTTTAAAAATCAAAACCGATTCAGGAATTTATGAAATTGCTTACGTTTCTGGCCTTGAATTTCCGAAAGCAATCGAAATGGAAGAAACTTCAAGAACTATTATTCCAAGTAAAGTGCTTTCGACTGCAATCAGCAAAACAATTTTTGCTACAAGTAACGATGATTTAAGACCAGCTTTTACGGGTGTGTATTTCCAATTAACTACCACTGGTTTAATCTTTGCTGCAACCGATGCGCATAAATTAGTGAAGTATTCGAGAAAAGATATTCAAGCCACTGAAGAAGCTTCATTCATTATGCCGAAAAAAGCTTTGAATGTTTTGAAAGGAATTTTACAAACACTTGAGGTGGATGTGGTAACCGAGTACAACCAATCAAATTCAAAATACGTGTTTGATCAGTTCGAATTGATTTGTCGATTAATCGATGCTAAGTATCCAAACTACGAAGCGGTTATCCCAAAAGAAAACCCAAACAAACTAACCATTGACAGAAACTTACTTGCAACCTCTGTAAATCGCGTTTCTATTCTTTCGAGTAAAGAAACCCACCAAATGCGATTAGGGTTCAAAGGTAATGAGTTGACTATTTCCGCAGAAGACAAGGAAACGAGCAAAAACGGAAACGAAGTTTTAACCTGCAGCTATACTGGTAATGATTTTGCAATTGATTTTAACTCAAAATTCTTGTTGGAAATGTTGAAAAATACAACTTCTGAACAAGTAACGCTTGAAATGTCAGAACCAAACCGAGCAGGAATCCTGATGCCATTAGACGGACAAGAAGACGGAGAGGAATTACTGATGTTAGTAATGCCTGTAATGTTGAAATAA